The Pantoea sp. At-9b genomic sequence TATGCCTCGCCGGTGTTCAGCCATAATCCGCATATCCGTAAAGTGCATGAGTACAGCAAATCCAAACACTGTAAAAACCTGATCAGCGTTATCGTGGCTGCTGCCGTACGATTAAAAACCATATTCAGGCTGAGAAAGGAAAAATATGACGCGGTGATTATAGCTAAATCGTCCTGGGATCCGCATTCGGTCAAGTGGGCTGCCGGCATAGGCGCAAAGCGCGTTATCGCATTCGGGGATGAAGCCCATCCGCTGATTGACAGGCTTGTGTCCCGGGCTGAAGGCACCCTGCACGTTGCTGAAAGGCTTTTCAGGCTGGCTGCAGCCGTAACGGAAGCGCCGCCGCTGCACCGGTTTATCCCCGGGAAGAGCAGCGTCTACCCGGCCCCTGAGCTGGTAACGAAGTTCAGGATGACCTGTGACGTTGCGCCGGGCGAGCGTATCATTGCCCTGCAGATAAGCGCACGAAAACCGGCCCAACAGTGGTCCGCGAGTAACTTTATCACGCTTGCCCGCCTTATCGCTGAGCGCTACAGATGCCGCATGTTTCTATTCTGGTCACCCGGCGACAGCTCGAACCCCATGCACCCGGGCGACGACATTAAGGCGGAATACATCATCGGACTGGCGGCGCGTTACGGACTTGAGGCCGTGCCTACCCGCACGCTGGAAGAACTCAAAGCTGCGCTCTCCCTGTGTTCAGCAGTGGTGAGCAGCGACGGGGGGGCTGTACATGTTGCAGCCGCGCTCGGATTACCGGTCGTGGCATTATATGGCAACAGCGATCCGGCACACTGGCATCCATGGCATGTGCCTCATCAGGCTCTGCGGGGCAGCCGTGAACACGTCAATGATATCAGCCCGGAAAACGTTATGAATGCGATCGTTCCGCTTATCAGCCCGGCAGGTGAGCAAGGAGCCAGCGCATGGAGTTATGCCTCGCGTACCAGTGCCTGAAGTCGGCCATGGAAAATCCGGCCAGCCTGCGGGTGGCGCTGGCTGTTTTCACAGAAAACCTGAGAACGCTGAGCAGGCACAGCGCCCTTCTTTTTGTCCGTTTAGTGATGCCGGGAGCGGTACTGCTCCTGTGCGGTTGCGGCTTTCACCGGCATGGACACATCCGCGGGGGACAGACAATATCAGTCAGTCTGACAACAACAGATCCTTACGGGCCCTACGCACGAGCGGTCAGGCGAGAGCTCAGGCTGGACGGCATAGAAGTCTTGCGGAATGGCAGTGATGCCACGCCGGAAACGGTCAGGGTGGATCTGATTTCTTCCCAGGTAGGATCGGATACTGCGTCAGTATTCATTAACGGCAGTACGGCGGAATATGAAATGGTTATGGATGCCCGCGTCAGCATTACCGCACCCGGCTGCTCACCCGTGAGCGTCAGCATCAGGCCCCACAAGTCGTATATAAATTATACCAGCGGGGCGCTGGCGGTGGATGCGGCGAAAGAAGTTTACACAGAAGAGATGTATCAGCAGGCTGCTATGATGATCAGTCGCCGTGTACTGACTACATGGGATAAGCACAGCACGTGTCGTCAGCCATCCTGACAGATTCAGGGACCCGTCAGGTCCCTGAAACCGTCCATCAGAAATGCAGTCCGAGCTCTATGTAGTAGGTGCGTCCCGATTCATTATACGTCCGGGCGCCTGCGCCGTAAGCGTAAGTGCCTGAGCTGCCGGTTGTGGTTGAATTGCCTTCTCTGAAGTGGCGTTTATCAAGAAGATTTTCAATGCCGGCTGTCAGGTCGACGTATTGACTCATGCTATATACGGCGCTGGCACCAAAAAGAGCATAAGGTGAAACCTGCCATGTTTCGCTGCCGGAGGTAGCCTCTCCTTTGTAATTATACTTTTTGGGCTTCTGCTTTCCGTACCAGGTCATCGTACCCTGTATGGCTAACTTTTCAGTGGCCTGCCAGTCTGCCGTAGAATTCAGGGTAAACTTTGGAATTACGGTCAGGTAATCACCTGTGGTCTTATTTTTATTCTCAATAATGTAAGTCAGATTGTTTTTGACATTAATTGTCTCACTGACCGGGAAGTTAAGGGTCCCCTCAACGCCTTGGACGACAGCCTTGGGCACGTTCTCCCACTTGTAAACATCGGATGTGCCATTAGAGTAAGCGGCAGAGTAGCCCGCCTCAATTTTATTATGGTAGTCGTTGCGATACCACGTCAGCCCGGCCTGAAGTCCTGCGTGCTTGTATTCAATACCGATTTCCTTATTAACGCTGGTCTCTGCTTTCAGATCACTGTTTCCCTGCAGATAGCAGCTTCCTGAACTCGCGTAACAACCATTTCCGCTGCTGTAGAGCAGATAGTTCGGGTTAGTCTGGTAGAGGTTAGGCGCTTTCCAGGCGCGGGCGATGCCCATTTTCAGGGTAAAGTCGTCGCCCAGCTCCTGGGAAAGATTAAGGGCCGGACTGAAGTTACTGCCGGTGATGGTCTGATAGTTAAAACGCAGTCCCGGGGTCAGTTTCGTCGAGTCGGTCAGCTCAACATTATCTTCTGTATAAAGACTGTAAATATCGGCTGAACTGTAGGCACTACGTCCCGAGCTGGAAACCCCGGAAACGCTGCCGCCGGAACTCGTCGACTGGGTATTTGAGGTCGGATCTTTCATAGACTGATGGTTCATTTCAGCACCCAGCGTGAGTGTCTGCGGAATTCCTGCCTCAAACGGTATGCTGACGTCTGAATGCAGATTAGTGTCATTCAGATAAATAGTTGAAAACCCTGTGTCAGACGTACTGAACATGCCTTCAACGCCACCCGATAATCCTTCATTAAGCCGGCGGTTACGGGTCTTTTCAAACTGAATATAGTTGCTGGTAGTTACGCCATTATCCCAGGAACCGGTATATTTCAGGCTCAGACTCTGACGATAAATAACGTTTGTTTCTTTACCGTAGTAGGATTTAGTAAGCGTACTGGAGTTGGTGTTCTGGGTATCGCCTGCGTAAAGATTGCCCTGCCGGCTAAATCCGGCTTCAAGCTCAAAGGCTTGCCGGGGCATAAATTCCCAGCGCAGGGCAGCACCAATATTTTTATTAATAACCCCTTCACGCCCCGCAGGATACTG encodes the following:
- a CDS encoding glycosyltransferase family 9 protein gives rise to the protein MKILVICRDNIGDSILATPLIVHLSTIHGATTDVLTNSYASPVFSHNPHIRKVHEYSKSKHCKNLISVIVAAAVRLKTIFRLRKEKYDAVIIAKSSWDPHSVKWAAGIGAKRVIAFGDEAHPLIDRLVSRAEGTLHVAERLFRLAAAVTEAPPLHRFIPGKSSVYPAPELVTKFRMTCDVAPGERIIALQISARKPAQQWSASNFITLARLIAERYRCRMFLFWSPGDSSNPMHPGDDIKAEYIIGLAARYGLEAVPTRTLEELKAALSLCSAVVSSDGGAVHVAAALGLPVVALYGNSDPAHWHPWHVPHQALRGSREHVNDISPENVMNAIVPLISPAGEQGASAWSYASRTSA
- a CDS encoding TonB-dependent siderophore receptor, which translates into the protein MCNKPLLNNSLIMTSVCIGLLSPVRAEQQVTDANVVSQTTQQTTQDSVLQISARKNSVKENTLTVTAREQTLQAPGVSIIESDALKKHPVQRDVSEMIRTMPGVNLTGNSASGQRGNNRQIDIRGMGPENTLILIDGMPVSSRNSVRYGWRGERDTRGDSNWVPPEMIERIEVIRGPAAALYGNGAMGGVVNIITKPATREWHGNFNTYFNAPEHKSEGSTKRYSASLSGEIADNLTARLYGNWGKTQADAQDINSGHEAARTGKYAGQYPAGREGVINKNIGAALRWEFMPRQAFELEAGFSRQGNLYAGDTQNTNSSTLTKSYYGKETNVIYRQSLSLKYTGSWDNGVTTSNYIQFEKTRNRRLNEGLSGGVEGMFSTSDTGFSTIYLNDTNLHSDVSIPFEAGIPQTLTLGAEMNHQSMKDPTSNTQSTSSGGSVSGVSSSGRSAYSSADIYSLYTEDNVELTDSTKLTPGLRFNYQTITGSNFSPALNLSQELGDDFTLKMGIARAWKAPNLYQTNPNYLLYSSGNGCYASSGSCYLQGNSDLKAETSVNKEIGIEYKHAGLQAGLTWYRNDYHNKIEAGYSAAYSNGTSDVYKWENVPKAVVQGVEGTLNFPVSETINVKNNLTYIIENKNKTTGDYLTVIPKFTLNSTADWQATEKLAIQGTMTWYGKQKPKKYNYKGEATSGSETWQVSPYALFGASAVYSMSQYVDLTAGIENLLDKRHFREGNSTTTGSSGTYAYGAGARTYNESGRTYYIELGLHF
- the lptE gene encoding LPS assembly lipoprotein LptE, coding for MENPASLRVALAVFTENLRTLSRHSALLFVRLVMPGAVLLLCGCGFHRHGHIRGGQTISVSLTTTDPYGPYARAVRRELRLDGIEVLRNGSDATPETVRVDLISSQVGSDTASVFINGSTAEYEMVMDARVSITAPGCSPVSVSIRPHKSYINYTSGALAVDAAKEVYTEEMYQQAAMMISRRVLTTWDKHSTCRQPS